A portion of the Acidisarcina polymorpha genome contains these proteins:
- a CDS encoding nuclear transport factor 2 family protein — MTQNQADNTQQLTELIQNWALWRDAGRWERFRTVWHNDGRMMATWFQGTADEFIEANKEGWSKGVVILHFLGGSTIDLAGDRAVAQTKMTISQRGLVDGVLCDVVCTGRFYDFFERRSGRWGFVLRQPIYEKDRMDPVDPGTPLHLDQDLLMSFPEGYRYLAYLQTRVGYDVKKSMPGLKGAEVEELYRRGDKWLSQADFDLWSVSWV; from the coding sequence ATGACCCAAAATCAAGCTGACAATACACAGCAACTGACTGAGTTGATACAGAACTGGGCTCTCTGGCGCGATGCTGGCCGCTGGGAGCGCTTCCGCACTGTGTGGCATAATGATGGCCGCATGATGGCCACGTGGTTCCAAGGCACTGCGGACGAGTTCATCGAAGCTAACAAGGAGGGTTGGAGCAAAGGAGTTGTGATTCTCCACTTCCTTGGCGGCTCGACAATCGATCTCGCGGGTGACCGCGCCGTCGCACAGACCAAGATGACTATCTCGCAAAGAGGACTTGTCGACGGTGTACTCTGCGACGTTGTCTGTACGGGGCGTTTCTACGATTTTTTCGAGCGGCGCAGCGGTCGTTGGGGTTTTGTCCTTCGCCAGCCCATCTATGAGAAGGATCGAATGGACCCCGTAGACCCAGGCACCCCCTTACATCTCGATCAGGATCTGCTCATGAGCTTTCCAGAGGGCTATCGTTATCTAGCCTATCTCCAGACTCGCGTCGGTTATGACGTTAAGAAATCCATGCCTGGCCTCAAAGGGGCGGAGGTTGAAGAACTCTACCGTCGCGGAGACAAATGGCTTTCTCAGGCTGACTTCGACCTCTGGAGTGTCTCTTGGGTCTAA
- a CDS encoding quinone oxidoreductase family protein: MKAIRFNSYGEPSVLQSIDLPKPQLKSDEVLVQVHASAINPSDIKNVAGVFHATLPRIPGRDFAGVVVEGPKHLGEHVWGSGAGFGVVRDGTHAEYVAVRMDALALKPGHLSMSEAAAIGIPFLAAWMGLEAAQVLPGETVFVTGAAGSVGRAVIQIARWKKARVFGLVRPDQKTEADQAVIQQGDSLSAQIKELTGGKGVDISIDCVGSLFEECAESLKRGGRQIALTAAGDGRVSFNLTDFYHELKKLIGIDTMKLSDSQIAGMLEAMRPGFESGALMPPEFDESPFSDAVSVYTAVVSKAKQKKQILRMVS, encoded by the coding sequence ATGAAAGCCATCCGTTTCAACAGCTACGGCGAGCCGTCCGTTCTTCAATCGATTGATCTACCGAAGCCTCAATTGAAATCAGATGAGGTGCTGGTGCAAGTCCATGCCTCGGCTATCAATCCCAGTGATATCAAGAACGTTGCCGGAGTCTTCCACGCAACCTTGCCACGGATTCCGGGCCGGGATTTTGCGGGCGTGGTAGTCGAGGGCCCAAAGCATCTCGGTGAGCACGTATGGGGTAGTGGCGCTGGATTCGGGGTGGTACGCGACGGAACCCATGCAGAATATGTTGCCGTTCGGATGGACGCGTTGGCACTGAAACCCGGGCATCTTTCCATGAGCGAGGCGGCAGCCATCGGTATCCCTTTCTTGGCGGCTTGGATGGGCCTCGAAGCGGCTCAAGTGCTTCCGGGAGAAACAGTCTTTGTTACAGGTGCGGCGGGCTCGGTCGGTCGGGCTGTCATTCAGATTGCGCGCTGGAAGAAAGCTCGCGTATTTGGCCTCGTTCGTCCGGATCAGAAAACGGAAGCAGACCAGGCTGTGATTCAACAGGGCGACAGCCTGAGCGCTCAGATCAAGGAACTGACAGGCGGCAAGGGGGTCGATATATCCATCGACTGCGTCGGATCCTTATTCGAAGAATGTGCTGAGTCGCTTAAAAGAGGAGGTCGACAGATTGCGTTGACAGCCGCTGGCGATGGCCGTGTGAGTTTCAACTTGACGGACTTCTACCACGAACTCAAGAAGCTCATAGGCATTGACACTATGAAGCTGAGTGATTCGCAGATTGCCGGCATGCTAGAAGCAATGCGTCCCGGTTTCGAGTCAGGTGCCTTGATGCCTCCTGAGTTCGACGAGTCCCCGTTTTCAGATGCGGTCAGCGTCTATACGGCCGTTGTAAGCAAGGCCAAACAGAAGAAGCAGATCTTGCGAATGGTTTCGTAG
- a CDS encoding MBL fold metallo-hydrolase, which translates to MANEIKPSWLVEDLRHLGVGYNKVEDFAPPPESSHGALFMQDRIKKGYHVEEVKDGLYWVTSGWYDCMFIRTGAGVVVMDAPPALGENLLAAIEETTDEPVTHFIYSHWHADHVGAAVIFGDKVKRIGHEKTRDLLERFPDPNRPVPNETFSKDATLDINGVKIELSYKGQNHCEGNIFIYVPKPKVLAAIDIASPGWITFRDCDSSENMSGYVDAFDQVLAYDFDTVISGHVSKIGGRDAVVEGREYMHDLVDYSREALETIDFEYFVKQLGTGKYRAAFRAIEENYFNACANFVTKKILDKVTSNGKKWTERLNGADVMTKHNAFYVVEKTRLERHHNGYVKRGNIHPPKFYF; encoded by the coding sequence ATGGCGAATGAGATTAAGCCTTCTTGGCTGGTTGAAGATCTAAGACATTTGGGTGTTGGGTACAACAAGGTGGAAGATTTCGCACCGCCACCGGAATCATCGCACGGCGCTTTGTTTATGCAAGATAGAATCAAAAAAGGCTATCACGTAGAAGAAGTCAAGGATGGTCTTTACTGGGTCACATCGGGCTGGTACGACTGCATGTTCATCCGAACAGGTGCTGGGGTAGTTGTTATGGACGCGCCGCCCGCCCTAGGAGAAAATCTCCTCGCCGCCATTGAGGAGACTACGGATGAACCTGTTACTCATTTCATCTACAGTCATTGGCACGCGGATCATGTAGGTGCTGCGGTCATCTTTGGCGATAAGGTGAAGCGGATCGGCCATGAAAAGACGCGAGATCTCCTCGAACGATTTCCCGATCCAAACCGTCCTGTGCCGAACGAGACTTTCTCGAAAGACGCGACGTTGGATATCAATGGAGTGAAAATCGAGCTTTCCTACAAGGGACAGAACCACTGCGAAGGAAACATCTTCATCTACGTCCCTAAACCGAAGGTCCTTGCAGCCATCGATATCGCCAGTCCGGGCTGGATCACCTTTCGCGATTGCGACTCCTCAGAAAATATGAGCGGCTATGTCGATGCATTCGACCAGGTGCTTGCGTACGACTTTGACACCGTCATCTCCGGCCATGTCTCCAAGATTGGTGGACGTGACGCTGTGGTCGAAGGCCGTGAATACATGCACGATCTGGTGGACTACTCGCGAGAGGCGCTCGAGACCATCGATTTCGAGTACTTCGTCAAGCAGTTAGGAACCGGCAAGTATCGCGCAGCCTTCCGTGCTATCGAAGAAAACTACTTCAATGCCTGCGCCAATTTTGTCACCAAGAAGATATTGGACAAGGTCACATCCAACGGCAAAAAGTGGACGGAGCGGCTGAACGGTGCGGACGTGATGACCAAGCACAACGCCTTCTACGTGGTCGAGAAAACGCGGCTGGAGCGTCACCACAACGGCTATGTCAAACGTGGCAACATCCATCCGCCAAAATTCTATTTCTAA
- a CDS encoding GMC family oxidoreductase — protein MTHISGETFNYVVVGGGLAGCVVAARLSEDPRVGVVLIEAGRDNDYEESYFATGAHAMWAKDTNWGFKTTPQRNLQGQRVDQPRGRVIGGSAAINVGSWSRGIAADYDRWAAAGATGWDWATASATYISIETSGRPESGGRGRHGPMVFEDTPLVSGMTEAFRQACLETGIGQTEDHNGVHLEGFDRWETIFPRGRRRNSAEAYLAPARVRSNLKLITSATVTHVTMQDKRATGVVFERDGVTESVGASAEVILCAGAFLSPRILMTSGIGPGEHLRSHGIVPIVDSPGVGANLIDHLATKFGWAAFKPGGIAPVYPDAGDPKQCESWRHTGYGPLADNPNPCIAFVRSNKAMPLADIELLFHVNPPESLRAGKDVSGFEFLVSHVDPRSRGYVRLASNDPHDLPLVDPAYLSNPHDLPALIGGVRRALSLAKSSSLAPYTASCELSVDATDQEIISRIENHAASMFHPVGTARMGHKDDPDAVLDSELRVMGTGGLRVVDASAMPSTIRGHTMAPVVFIAERACALIREQRE, from the coding sequence ATGACCCATATTAGCGGTGAGACCTTTAATTATGTTGTTGTTGGCGGAGGGCTGGCCGGCTGCGTTGTCGCGGCACGGCTCAGCGAAGATCCCCGCGTGGGGGTCGTACTCATCGAAGCTGGACGTGACAACGACTACGAGGAATCGTACTTCGCTACAGGGGCTCACGCGATGTGGGCGAAAGATACGAATTGGGGCTTCAAGACCACCCCGCAGAGAAACCTGCAAGGCCAAAGGGTGGATCAGCCGCGCGGTCGAGTAATCGGAGGATCGGCAGCAATCAATGTGGGCTCCTGGTCGCGCGGAATCGCTGCAGATTATGACCGGTGGGCCGCAGCAGGCGCAACGGGTTGGGACTGGGCAACCGCGAGCGCGACATACATCTCCATCGAAACGAGCGGGCGGCCAGAGTCGGGCGGTCGTGGCCGTCACGGCCCGATGGTCTTCGAGGACACACCTCTTGTCAGCGGGATGACGGAGGCCTTCCGGCAGGCGTGTCTCGAAACGGGCATCGGTCAGACCGAGGATCACAACGGCGTCCATTTGGAGGGCTTCGATCGCTGGGAGACTATCTTCCCTCGGGGGCGGCGTCGGAATAGCGCCGAAGCTTATCTTGCACCTGCGCGCGTGCGCTCGAATCTTAAACTTATTACTTCTGCAACAGTGACGCATGTCACCATGCAAGACAAGCGCGCAACAGGCGTGGTGTTTGAACGCGACGGCGTCACTGAGTCGGTCGGAGCTTCCGCAGAGGTTATCCTTTGCGCCGGTGCTTTCCTTTCACCCCGCATCCTCATGACATCAGGGATTGGGCCAGGTGAGCATCTCCGCAGCCACGGTATCGTACCCATCGTAGATTCTCCAGGGGTCGGGGCGAATCTAATCGATCACCTTGCTACTAAGTTTGGATGGGCTGCCTTCAAGCCCGGCGGAATCGCGCCGGTTTATCCCGACGCCGGCGATCCAAAACAGTGCGAGTCTTGGCGGCACACGGGGTATGGACCGCTTGCCGACAATCCCAATCCCTGCATAGCCTTTGTGCGCTCCAACAAGGCCATGCCGCTTGCGGATATTGAGCTTCTCTTTCACGTCAACCCTCCCGAGAGCCTGAGAGCCGGCAAGGACGTGAGCGGATTCGAATTCCTCGTGTCCCATGTGGATCCAAGAAGTCGCGGGTATGTCCGGCTAGCGTCCAATGATCCACACGATTTGCCCCTGGTCGACCCCGCCTACCTGAGTAATCCTCATGACCTTCCAGCACTGATTGGCGGCGTCCGCCGTGCGTTGAGCTTGGCGAAGTCTTCCTCTCTCGCACCTTATACGGCCAGTTGCGAACTCTCGGTGGATGCGACTGACCAAGAGATTATTTCCAGAATTGAAAACCATGCGGCTTCCATGTTTCACCCAGTCGGCACGGCGCGAATGGGACACAAGGATGACCCCGACGCCGTGCTGGATTCTGAATTGCGGGTAATGGGCACGGGGGGTCTACGGGTCGTCGACGCGTCCGCCATGCCATCTACGATTCGCGGTCATACGATGGCACCCGTGGTTTTTATCGCTGAACGCGCCTGTGCGCTAATCCGCGAACAGCGGGAATGA
- a CDS encoding SDR family NAD(P)-dependent oxidoreductase, giving the protein MSETKVVNTPQKIAIVTGGSRGLGRNTVLNLARRGVHSIFTYNSNRAEAESLIHEVSEAGTKAIALQLDAGKITTFDPFVQSVSAALREMGAERFDYLVNNAGTSHHAPFDKVTEEDLDSLYNVHFKGVFFLTQKLLPLMNDGGRIVMISSGLTRFAFPGSAAYASMKGAVEVLTRYLAKELGPRGIAVNTVAPGAIATDFSGGMVRDNPAVNKQIAGLTALGRVGHPDDIGPMIASLLSEENRWVNAQRIEVSGGTLI; this is encoded by the coding sequence ATGTCCGAAACAAAAGTGGTGAATACACCTCAGAAGATTGCCATCGTAACCGGCGGAAGCCGAGGACTCGGGCGTAATACAGTGTTGAACCTGGCTCGGCGCGGCGTACATTCAATCTTTACCTACAACTCCAATCGTGCAGAAGCCGAAAGCCTTATTCACGAGGTGAGCGAAGCCGGAACAAAGGCCATTGCATTGCAGCTCGACGCCGGGAAGATCACCACCTTTGACCCGTTCGTGCAAAGCGTCTCAGCAGCCCTGAGGGAGATGGGAGCCGAGCGCTTCGATTATCTCGTCAATAACGCTGGCACTTCGCATCACGCGCCATTCGACAAGGTGACTGAAGAAGACCTTGATAGCCTGTACAACGTTCACTTCAAGGGGGTGTTCTTTCTCACGCAGAAGCTGTTGCCGCTGATGAACGACGGCGGAAGAATCGTCATGATCTCTTCCGGACTGACCCGATTCGCGTTTCCAGGAAGTGCTGCCTATGCCTCGATGAAAGGCGCTGTCGAGGTGCTCACAAGATACCTCGCAAAAGAACTCGGTCCACGCGGCATTGCGGTAAACACCGTGGCTCCCGGCGCTATCGCGACGGATTTCAGCGGTGGCATGGTGCGTGACAACCCCGCGGTCAACAAGCAGATCGCCGGGCTGACGGCATTGGGACGTGTCGGGCATCCCGACGACATCGGGCCCATGATCGCTTCGCTTCTTTCCGAGGAGAATCGCTGGGTGAACGCTCAGCGCATCGAGGTATCGGGTGGAACGCTGATTTAG
- a CDS encoding FMN-dependent NADH-azoreductase, whose amino-acid sequence MLKLLIVQASPRGEYSISRNLAARFVADWKTAHPEGEVVERDLAKMNVPYVNLPWLSASLTPIEAHTLEMKEVLTVSNELVDELLAADYIAISTPVYNYNIPANLKSYVDHIVRKGRTLGATGEGLVQGKKCTVLLASGGVYAEGSPIRDRDIVTMYLRLILKVIGIDDVTFVAAGGSKVVDMGQQSREEFLAPFEAVLVAAAHA is encoded by the coding sequence ATGCTGAAGCTCCTGATCGTCCAAGCAAGCCCACGTGGGGAATACTCCATCTCCCGGAATCTAGCCGCGAGGTTCGTTGCAGATTGGAAGACCGCACATCCCGAAGGAGAGGTCGTCGAACGTGATCTCGCCAAGATGAATGTGCCTTATGTGAACCTGCCCTGGCTTAGCGCGAGTCTGACCCCCATTGAAGCGCACACGCTTGAGATGAAAGAAGTGCTGACGGTTTCGAATGAACTCGTCGACGAACTGCTCGCGGCGGACTACATCGCAATCAGCACGCCGGTGTACAACTACAACATTCCGGCAAATTTGAAATCCTACGTTGACCATATCGTCCGCAAAGGCCGCACTCTCGGTGCCACCGGCGAAGGTCTGGTGCAGGGTAAGAAGTGTACTGTCCTGCTGGCTTCGGGCGGTGTATACGCGGAAGGTTCGCCGATCCGCGATCGCGATATCGTGACCATGTATTTGCGGCTGATCCTCAAGGTCATCGGGATCGATGATGTGACGTTTGTTGCGGCTGGCGGCAGCAAAGTCGTTGATATGGGTCAGCAATCACGTGAGGAGTTTCTTGCTCCCTTTGAAGCTGTGCTCGTCGCAGCAGCTCACGCATAA
- a CDS encoding DoxX family protein, which translates to MQTTASTAIHQPTQALTRNSAAKALRRNKIIYWTLTLLMFIPGTLGAFAEAFTNGPASIVKIMLALGFPVYLMKILGVFKIFGGIAILTGRLPRMKEWAYAGFSIEFLGATAAHVITGDRVYALFPLSFFIVLIIAYLLWHKTAATPLPFEQGNVRA; encoded by the coding sequence ATGCAGACGACAGCTAGCACCGCCATACACCAACCAACGCAAGCCCTGACGCGGAACTCCGCTGCCAAGGCGCTGCGGCGGAACAAGATCATCTACTGGACTTTAACGCTGCTGATGTTCATTCCCGGCACTCTGGGAGCCTTCGCTGAAGCCTTCACCAATGGTCCGGCAAGCATCGTGAAGATCATGCTCGCGCTCGGCTTTCCGGTGTACCTGATGAAGATTTTGGGCGTATTCAAAATTTTCGGGGGCATTGCGATCCTGACGGGCAGGCTGCCCCGGATGAAGGAATGGGCCTACGCGGGCTTCTCCATCGAGTTTCTAGGTGCGACGGCAGCGCACGTCATCACAGGTGACCGCGTCTACGCCTTGTTCCCACTCTCATTTTTCATCGTCCTCATAATTGCCTACCTCTTGTGGCATAAGACGGCTGCGACACCTCTGCCGTTTGAGCAGGGCAATGTGCGCGCGTAA
- a CDS encoding winged helix-turn-helix transcriptional regulator, giving the protein MSETNKFVPTEALGPADCKGLAEVLMSVGDKWTILVVGALSKGQLRYNEIQRRVSGISQRMLTLTLKRLEADGIVTRTLFPSVPPRVDYELTELGMTLRGALVPLHRWAAGNRQAILQNRAKAGS; this is encoded by the coding sequence TTGAGCGAAACGAACAAATTTGTTCCTACGGAAGCGCTTGGTCCCGCAGACTGCAAAGGACTTGCCGAAGTCCTGATGAGCGTCGGCGACAAGTGGACCATCCTGGTCGTGGGCGCGCTTTCCAAAGGGCAGTTGCGCTACAACGAAATCCAGCGGCGCGTGAGCGGTATCTCCCAACGAATGCTGACGCTGACCCTGAAGCGGTTGGAAGCGGACGGGATCGTAACCCGCACTCTCTTCCCGAGTGTCCCACCGCGCGTGGACTATGAGCTGACGGAATTGGGAATGACGCTCCGGGGTGCGCTCGTTCCACTTCATCGCTGGGCGGCAGGAAATAGGCAGGCCATCCTTCAGAACCGTGCTAAAGCCGGTTCATGA